A DNA window from Hydrogenophaga taeniospiralis contains the following coding sequences:
- a CDS encoding ABC transporter ATP-binding protein/permease: MTEPLSKFQSFRQFAGKVGRLALPYFSSEEKWKARALLVAIVALNLAGVYMLVLLNEWNRGFYDALQNKDQPVFWRELGRFTYLAFAFIVIAVYRFYLTQLLQLRWRNWMTAHYLDRWLSNKAFYQLELARFSKEADAPPDNPDQRIAEDLNLFTGDTVGLTMGLMNAVVTLVSFVGILWGLSGSFAFDFNGDSYVIPGFMVWMAVAYALAGSVLTHYIGRPQIALNFKQQRFEADFRHHLIRVREYSESIALDRGEPVERTQLGGRFTTLLGNYLSLIKAQKRLIWFNTFYGQAAVVFPFIVAAPRFFSGAIQLGELMQISSAFGRVQDSLSWFVDNYSSLAAWRATTDRIISFEESFQALQQAELAHTQDATQSDHLSVDDLHIALPGQVALLSGSGLTLSAGDTLLIKGPSGSGKSTLFRALAGIWPWARGRLHLPTDFDDRVMFLPQKPYFPNGPLRTALAYPATPERYTDAELQQALRNALLPRLADELDREDTWGQKLSGGEQQRLAIARAILKKPRWLFVDEATSALDEAAEATLYQRLRALVAEQDGALISIAHRPAVGAFHAQQWTLVDTEGGESRFKLVAS, from the coding sequence ATGACAGAACCGTTGTCCAAGTTCCAGAGCTTCCGCCAGTTCGCTGGCAAGGTGGGCCGCCTGGCCCTGCCCTATTTCAGTTCCGAAGAGAAATGGAAGGCGCGCGCCCTCCTGGTGGCCATCGTGGCGCTCAACCTGGCCGGTGTGTACATGCTGGTGCTGCTCAACGAGTGGAACCGCGGCTTCTACGACGCGCTGCAGAACAAGGACCAGCCGGTGTTCTGGCGCGAGCTGGGGCGCTTCACCTACCTCGCCTTCGCGTTCATCGTCATCGCGGTCTACCGCTTCTACCTGACGCAGTTGCTCCAGCTGCGCTGGCGCAACTGGATGACCGCCCACTACCTGGACCGCTGGTTGTCCAACAAGGCCTTCTACCAGTTGGAGCTGGCGCGCTTTTCCAAAGAGGCCGACGCGCCGCCCGACAACCCGGACCAGCGCATCGCCGAAGACCTGAACCTGTTCACCGGCGACACCGTCGGGTTGACCATGGGCCTGATGAACGCCGTGGTCACCCTGGTGAGTTTTGTCGGCATCCTCTGGGGCCTCTCCGGCAGCTTCGCCTTCGACTTCAACGGTGACTCGTACGTGATCCCCGGCTTCATGGTCTGGATGGCGGTGGCCTACGCGCTGGCCGGCAGCGTACTCACGCACTACATCGGCCGCCCGCAGATCGCGCTGAACTTCAAACAGCAGCGCTTCGAGGCCGACTTCCGCCACCACCTGATTCGGGTGCGCGAATACAGCGAGTCCATCGCGCTGGACCGGGGCGAACCGGTGGAGCGCACACAGCTGGGCGGGCGCTTCACCACCCTGCTCGGCAACTACCTGAGCCTGATCAAGGCGCAGAAGCGGCTGATCTGGTTCAACACCTTCTACGGCCAGGCCGCCGTGGTGTTCCCCTTCATCGTGGCCGCGCCGCGCTTCTTCAGCGGCGCCATCCAGCTCGGCGAGCTGATGCAGATTTCGTCCGCCTTTGGCCGCGTGCAGGACTCGCTCTCGTGGTTCGTCGACAACTACAGCAGCCTGGCCGCCTGGCGTGCCACCACCGACCGGATCATCAGCTTCGAAGAGAGCTTCCAGGCGCTACAACAGGCCGAGCTGGCCCACACCCAAGACGCCACCCAGAGCGACCACCTCAGCGTGGACGATCTGCACATCGCGCTGCCAGGCCAGGTGGCGCTGCTCAGCGGCAGCGGCCTCACGCTGTCGGCGGGCGACACCCTGTTGATCAAAGGCCCCTCGGGCAGCGGCAAGTCCACGCTGTTCCGCGCGCTGGCCGGCATCTGGCCCTGGGCCCGCGGGCGACTGCACCTGCCGACCGACTTCGACGACCGCGTCATGTTCCTGCCGCAAAAACCCTACTTCCCCAACGGCCCGCTGCGCACCGCGCTGGCCTACCCCGCCACGCCTGAGCGCTACACCGACGCCGAACTGCAACAAGCCCTGCGCAACGCGCTGCTGCCGCGGCTGGCCGACGAGCTGGACCGCGAAGACACCTGGGGCCAGAAGCTCTCGGGCGGCGAACAGCAGCGCCTGGCGATCGCCCGCGCCATCCTCAAGAAACCCCGCTGGCTGTTCGTGGACGAGGCCACCAGCGCCCTCGACGAAGCCGCCGAGGCCACGCTGTATCAGCGGCTGCGCGCCCTGGTGGCCGAGCAGGACGGCGCCCTGATCTCGATCGCCCACCGCCCGGCGGTGGGGGCGTTTCATGCGCAGCAGTGGACGCTGGTGGACACGGAAGGCGGCGAGAGCCGCTTCAAGCTCGTGGCGAGCTGA
- a CDS encoding alpha/beta fold hydrolase: MSYIVSILTGIVLVLFISGCANTSEGEYTYRWSQDRVETLQLSNGISLRYVRTGTGQPLVLLHTIRTQLDYFEKLVPELSGQYQVYALDLPGHGQSSLPPVDYTEEFLRQTVKEFMTRLDLKDATLVGESIGGVLALTVAAELPDRVKRVVSLNPYDYGEDFGGGIRRSRSGWMVGLFQVFGPYTFEPRFVTAAVLGGGFHDASRLPEKMLTEFSRTGQRDGYRRAEYSVFKNWTTWVEARQLYSRVAVPVTFIYGNEDWSNPEERLRNRQAIAHSKLMTIEKSGHFTALENPSEVADIILSGRSP, translated from the coding sequence ATGAGCTATATCGTTTCCATCTTGACCGGCATTGTCCTGGTGCTGTTCATCAGCGGCTGCGCGAACACCAGCGAAGGTGAATACACGTATCGGTGGAGCCAGGACAGGGTGGAAACCTTGCAATTGAGCAACGGCATTTCCTTGAGGTATGTGCGCACTGGCACCGGCCAACCGCTGGTGCTTTTGCACACCATACGCACACAACTCGATTATTTTGAAAAGCTGGTGCCCGAACTCAGTGGGCAGTACCAGGTTTACGCGCTGGATTTGCCGGGGCATGGGCAATCCAGCCTGCCGCCGGTTGACTACACGGAAGAATTTCTGCGCCAGACGGTGAAAGAATTCATGACCAGGCTGGATCTGAAAGATGCCACCCTGGTGGGGGAGTCCATTGGCGGTGTCCTGGCACTGACCGTCGCCGCAGAGTTGCCTGACAGGGTCAAGAGGGTTGTTTCCCTGAATCCTTACGATTACGGAGAGGATTTTGGTGGCGGCATACGTCGGAGCAGAAGCGGCTGGATGGTCGGTCTGTTCCAGGTATTTGGCCCCTATACATTCGAACCGAGATTCGTCACCGCCGCCGTGCTGGGTGGGGGCTTTCATGACGCATCCCGGTTGCCGGAAAAAATGCTGACCGAATTTTCTCGGACCGGCCAACGTGACGGCTATCGCCGTGCCGAATATTCCGTATTCAAGAACTGGACAACGTGGGTGGAAGCCCGGCAACTCTATTCCAGGGTCGCGGTTCCCGTCACCTTCATCTATGGCAATGAGGATTGGTCAAACCCGGAAGAAAGATTGCGAAACCGACAGGCCATTGCCCACTCGAAGTTGATGACGATCGAAAAATCGGGGCACTTCACGGCGCTGGAAAACCCCAGCGAGGTGGCGGACATCATCCTGTCCGGGCGTTCGCCATGA
- a CDS encoding efflux transporter outer membrane subunit yields MLHKHTLAAIAVACLTAGCAVGPDYARPDVPMLERFQGQAAVDRRQATAPADLAEWWAAFGDPQLTRFVTLALEQNLDMAQASARVTQARAGWGAAHAALLPIGNITGQAARAYQSAETPLGQVLSSTPGFDRYGNAYDAHLGASWELDVFGGLRREREAVFAEYQASEAGATATRLAVAAQTADLYISIRGLQTRLAIAQRQVQTQQELLSTIQRLYGKGLVAELQVRQAEGALAQVRASIPVLGAGLDVAMNALDVMLGSPPGTHRAELVGAGNVPVAPQITAAGSPRELLRRRPDLIVAERRLAASNARVGGAMAEYYPKLSLSGLIGSATSVSGGHLFSSGAGQAAGVLGLRWRLFDFGRINAQIEQAKGREAEVLAAYRLAVLRATEDVENAFSALVNREEQAAVLANGVDSLGRARDASLAGYQKGVLSLIEVLQADENLLRTSDAHAQAQTESARAAVAAFRALGGGWRDRDSANVATL; encoded by the coding sequence ATGCTGCACAAACATACCCTTGCCGCGATCGCGGTGGCCTGCCTCACGGCGGGCTGCGCTGTCGGCCCCGATTACGCCCGGCCCGATGTGCCCATGCTGGAGCGATTCCAGGGCCAGGCGGCCGTGGACCGCAGACAGGCGACGGCCCCTGCCGATCTCGCCGAGTGGTGGGCGGCCTTTGGGGACCCGCAGCTGACACGCTTCGTCACGCTGGCGCTGGAACAGAACCTGGACATGGCGCAGGCCTCCGCGCGCGTCACTCAAGCGCGTGCCGGTTGGGGTGCGGCCCATGCCGCGTTGTTGCCAATAGGCAACATCACCGGCCAAGCTGCCAGGGCCTATCAGTCCGCCGAGACACCCTTGGGGCAGGTTTTGAGCTCGACACCCGGTTTCGACCGTTACGGCAATGCCTACGACGCCCATCTGGGGGCGAGTTGGGAACTGGATGTGTTCGGCGGTCTGCGCCGTGAACGGGAAGCGGTGTTTGCCGAGTACCAGGCGTCGGAAGCGGGGGCCACCGCCACGCGGCTGGCTGTGGCGGCCCAGACCGCCGACCTCTACATCAGCATCCGTGGACTGCAGACCCGCCTGGCCATTGCGCAGCGGCAGGTGCAGACGCAACAAGAACTGCTCTCGACCATCCAGCGTCTGTATGGCAAAGGCTTGGTGGCCGAGCTTCAGGTGAGGCAGGCCGAAGGCGCGCTGGCCCAGGTGCGGGCATCCATCCCGGTCCTTGGGGCGGGTCTGGACGTGGCCATGAACGCACTGGACGTGATGCTGGGCTCGCCGCCCGGCACGCATCGGGCGGAGCTGGTCGGAGCCGGGAATGTCCCGGTCGCCCCCCAGATCACGGCCGCCGGGTCCCCGCGTGAGTTGCTCAGGCGTCGGCCCGATCTGATCGTGGCCGAGCGCCGCCTGGCCGCTTCGAATGCGCGCGTTGGTGGTGCCATGGCCGAGTACTACCCCAAGCTTTCTCTGAGCGGGCTGATCGGCAGTGCGACATCGGTGTCCGGTGGCCATCTGTTCAGCAGCGGTGCTGGCCAGGCGGCCGGCGTGCTGGGCCTGCGTTGGCGTCTGTTCGATTTTGGGCGCATCAACGCGCAAATTGAACAGGCCAAGGGCCGGGAGGCCGAAGTGCTGGCGGCCTATCGGCTTGCCGTGCTGCGGGCCACGGAGGATGTGGAAAACGCCTTTTCGGCGCTGGTCAACCGGGAAGAGCAGGCGGCTGTTCTCGCCAATGGGGTGGATTCACTGGGCCGCGCGCGAGACGCGTCGTTGGCGGGATATCAAAAAGGGGTGCTCAGCCTGATCGAGGTCCTGCAGGCCGACGAAAACCTGTTGCGCACCTCGGATGCACACGCACAGGCGCAAACGGAATCGGCACGGGCCGCGGTGGCGGCGTTCAGGGCGCTTGGGGGCGGTTGGCGGGACCGTGATTCGGCGAACGTGGCGACCCTGTAA
- a CDS encoding TetR/AcrR family transcriptional regulator, whose translation MTKTSPPLPASTRGPADHEVRDQIVAAATEHFSRYGYEKTTVSDLAKSIGFSKAYIYKFFGSKQAIGEVICANCLREIETEVGAAVAGADAPPERLRRMFKALIEESLRLFFQDRKLYEIAASAATERWQAVLAYEERIQTLLRDVLQEGRQSGDFERKTPLDETAMAIYLVMRPYLNPLLLQHSFEYNKEAPTLLSSLVLRSLSP comes from the coding sequence ATGACGAAAACCAGCCCCCCCCTTCCCGCTTCGACCCGAGGTCCGGCCGACCACGAGGTGCGAGACCAGATCGTTGCCGCCGCCACGGAACACTTCAGCCGCTACGGCTACGAAAAGACAACCGTCTCCGATCTCGCCAAATCCATCGGCTTCTCCAAGGCCTATATCTACAAGTTCTTTGGATCCAAGCAAGCCATTGGCGAGGTGATCTGTGCGAACTGCCTGCGCGAGATCGAAACCGAGGTCGGCGCAGCCGTCGCGGGGGCAGACGCGCCCCCGGAGAGGCTGCGGCGGATGTTCAAGGCCCTGATAGAGGAGAGCCTTCGCCTGTTTTTTCAGGATCGCAAGCTCTACGAGATCGCCGCTTCGGCCGCCACGGAGCGCTGGCAGGCCGTTCTGGCCTATGAAGAACGCATACAGACGCTGCTTCGAGATGTGTTGCAGGAGGGTCGCCAATCCGGTGACTTCGAGCGCAAGACGCCCCTGGACGAGACCGCCATGGCGATCTACCTGGTCATGCGGCCTTACCTCAATCCGTTGCTTCTGCAACACAGCTTTGAGTACAACAAGGAGGCGCCGACGCTCCTGTCGAGCCTGGTGCTGCGAAGCCTGTCACCCTGA
- a CDS encoding efflux RND transporter periplasmic adaptor subunit yields MRRRYLTSFTTFCALPFALIACGEKAPTTDPRTEVPLVRAATVEGAAASSRSFTGTVAARVQSDLGFRVTGKVLERLVDAGQTVKRGQPLMRIDPVDLKLAAHAQQEAVAAARARAQQTAEDEARYRDLRGTGAISASAYDQIKAAADAAKAQLSAAEAQADVARNASRYAELLADADGVVMETLAEPGQVVNAGQPVVRLAHAGRREAVLQLPETLRPAIGSEGQATLFGKDGVVVPARLRQLSNAADRLTRTFEARYVLEGELSGAPLGATVVIQIPDGHSFGQADVQVPIGSVFDAGKGPGVWVIHGEPAKVSWRPVAVQHLDDDGARVAGQIQRGDRIVALGAHLLREGEQVRVAGLAATPVAQGVHP; encoded by the coding sequence ATGCGCCGGCGTTACCTCACTTCATTTACAACCTTTTGCGCACTGCCGTTTGCGTTGATCGCATGCGGCGAAAAGGCGCCAACCACCGATCCGCGTACCGAGGTGCCCCTCGTGCGCGCCGCCACCGTCGAGGGAGCAGCCGCTTCCTCACGTTCGTTCACGGGAACCGTCGCCGCCCGGGTGCAGAGCGACCTGGGTTTTCGGGTCACCGGCAAGGTTCTGGAGCGGCTGGTGGACGCCGGGCAAACCGTCAAACGCGGCCAGCCGCTCATGCGCATCGACCCCGTCGATCTGAAGCTGGCAGCGCATGCACAACAGGAGGCGGTTGCCGCCGCACGGGCACGCGCGCAGCAGACGGCGGAGGATGAAGCCCGCTACCGCGACCTGCGCGGAACCGGTGCGATATCGGCGTCGGCCTACGACCAGATCAAGGCCGCGGCAGACGCAGCCAAAGCCCAGCTCAGCGCAGCCGAGGCCCAGGCTGACGTTGCCCGCAATGCGAGCCGATACGCGGAATTGCTTGCCGACGCCGACGGCGTCGTCATGGAAACGCTGGCCGAACCCGGCCAGGTCGTCAACGCGGGGCAACCGGTGGTGCGCCTGGCCCACGCCGGCCGTCGCGAGGCGGTTCTCCAGTTGCCGGAAACCCTGCGCCCGGCCATCGGATCGGAAGGACAGGCCACGCTGTTCGGCAAAGACGGCGTGGTCGTTCCGGCCCGGCTGCGGCAGCTCTCGAATGCGGCGGATCGGCTCACCCGCACTTTCGAGGCGCGGTACGTGCTGGAAGGCGAACTGTCCGGCGCCCCGCTGGGTGCCACGGTGGTGATCCAGATCCCGGACGGCCATTCCTTTGGCCAGGCAGACGTGCAGGTGCCGATCGGCTCCGTGTTCGACGCGGGCAAGGGGCCGGGGGTGTGGGTCATCCATGGCGAGCCGGCCAAGGTGTCCTGGCGGCCGGTCGCGGTCCAGCACCTCGATGACGATGGCGCACGCGTCGCGGGGCAGATCCAGCGGGGTGACCGGATCGTCGCGCTCGGCGCGCATCTGCTGCGCGAAGGCGAGCAGGTCCGGGTGGCGGGCCTTGCCGCCACCCCCGTGGCCCAGGGAGTGCACCCGTGA
- a CDS encoding efflux RND transporter permease subunit, producing the protein MSESRFNLSALAVRERAITLFLIILISIGGVMSFFKLGRAEDPSFTIKVMTIITAWPGATAQEMQDQVAEKIEKRLQELRWYDRSETYTRPGLAFTTLTLLDSTPPSEVQDEFYQARKKVGDEIRNLPPGVMGPFVNDEYSDVTFALYALKAKGVPQRELVRDAETLRQRLLHVPGVKKVNIVGEQSERIYVEFSHERLATLGVSPQEVFAALGSQNALTPAGSVETQGPEVFIRLDGAFDELQKIRNTPVMAQGRTLKLSDIATVKRGYEDPATFMIRNGGEPALLLGVVMRDGWNGLDLGKALDSEVTAINTEQPLGMSLAKVTDQAVNISSAVDEFMVKFFAAVLVVMLVSFVSMGWRVGVVVAAAVPLTLAVVFAVMLATGKNFDRITLGSLILALGLLVDDAIIAIEMMVVKMEEGYDRITASAYAWSHTAAPMLSGTLVTAVGFMPNGFARSTAGEYTSNMFWIVGIALIASWVVAVVFTPYLGVKLLPDFKKIEGGHEAIYNTPRYNRFRQLLGRVIARKWIVASTVIGLFVVSVLGMAVVKKQFFPISDRPEVLVEVQMPYGTAITQTSAAAQKVEAWLAQQEEARIVTAYVGQGAPRFYFSMGPELPDPSFAKIVVRTDNQDEREALKHRLRQAIADGLAPEARLRVTQLVFGPYSPYPVAYRVSGPDPDKLRQIAADVQQVMDASPLMRTVNTDWGTRAPTLHFTLQQDRLQAVGLSSSAVAEQLQFLLSGIPVTAVREDIRTVQVVARSAGNNRLDPAKIGDFTLAGANGQRIPLSQVGQVEVRMEEPVMRRRDRVPTITVRGDIAEGLQPPDVSAAITQQLQPIVDKLPSGYHLAEAGSIEESGKATLAMLPIFPIMLAITLLIIILQVRSIAGMVMVFLTSPLGLIGVVPTLLLFQQPFGINALVGLIALSGILMRNTLILIGQIRENEEAGLDPYRALVEATVQRARPVILTALAAILAFIPLTHSVFWGTLAYTLIGGTFAGTILTLVFLPAMYSIWFRIRPAPSQS; encoded by the coding sequence GTGAGCGAAAGCCGTTTCAACCTGTCGGCGCTCGCGGTACGCGAGCGCGCCATCACCCTGTTCCTGATCATCTTGATCTCGATCGGCGGGGTCATGTCCTTCTTCAAGCTGGGTCGGGCGGAGGACCCTTCATTCACGATCAAGGTGATGACGATCATCACCGCCTGGCCCGGCGCGACCGCGCAGGAGATGCAGGACCAGGTCGCCGAGAAGATCGAAAAGCGCCTGCAGGAGCTGCGCTGGTACGACCGCAGCGAGACCTACACCCGGCCCGGCTTGGCGTTCACCACGTTGACCTTGCTGGACAGCACCCCGCCATCGGAAGTGCAGGACGAGTTCTACCAGGCCCGCAAAAAGGTCGGCGACGAAATCCGCAATCTGCCGCCCGGCGTGATGGGGCCGTTTGTCAACGACGAGTATTCCGATGTGACCTTTGCCTTGTACGCCCTCAAGGCCAAGGGCGTGCCGCAGCGCGAGCTCGTTCGCGACGCGGAAACGCTGCGCCAGCGCCTGCTGCACGTGCCGGGCGTGAAGAAGGTCAACATCGTTGGCGAACAGTCGGAGCGCATCTACGTCGAGTTTTCGCACGAGCGCCTGGCCACCTTGGGCGTCAGCCCGCAGGAGGTGTTCGCCGCCTTGGGCAGCCAGAACGCCCTGACACCGGCCGGCTCCGTCGAGACCCAAGGGCCCGAAGTGTTCATCCGCCTGGACGGCGCCTTTGACGAGCTGCAGAAGATCCGCAACACGCCCGTGATGGCGCAGGGGCGCACGCTGAAACTGTCGGACATCGCCACGGTGAAGCGCGGCTATGAAGATCCGGCGACGTTCATGATCCGCAACGGCGGCGAACCCGCGCTGCTGCTGGGCGTCGTCATGCGCGACGGCTGGAACGGGCTCGACCTGGGCAAGGCGCTGGACAGCGAGGTGACTGCGATCAACACCGAGCAGCCGCTGGGCATGAGCTTGGCCAAAGTCACCGACCAGGCCGTCAACATCAGCTCGGCGGTCGATGAGTTCATGGTCAAGTTCTTCGCTGCCGTGCTGGTGGTCATGCTGGTGAGCTTCGTGAGCATGGGCTGGCGCGTCGGGGTCGTGGTTGCGGCGGCCGTGCCGCTGACGCTGGCCGTCGTCTTCGCGGTGATGCTCGCCACCGGCAAGAATTTCGACCGCATCACGCTGGGGTCCCTGATCCTCGCGCTGGGTTTGCTGGTGGACGACGCCATCATCGCCATCGAAATGATGGTGGTGAAGATGGAAGAAGGCTATGACCGTATCACCGCTTCGGCCTATGCCTGGAGCCATACCGCAGCACCCATGTTGTCGGGCACGCTGGTCACGGCCGTCGGCTTCATGCCCAATGGCTTCGCCCGGTCCACGGCGGGCGAGTACACCAGCAACATGTTCTGGATCGTGGGCATCGCGCTTATCGCCTCGTGGGTGGTGGCTGTGGTCTTCACGCCCTATCTCGGGGTCAAGCTGCTGCCCGACTTCAAGAAGATCGAAGGCGGTCACGAGGCCATCTACAACACGCCACGCTACAACCGCTTCCGCCAGCTGCTGGGGCGCGTCATTGCCCGCAAGTGGATCGTCGCCAGCACGGTGATCGGCCTGTTCGTGGTGTCGGTGCTCGGCATGGCGGTGGTCAAGAAACAGTTCTTCCCGATCTCTGACCGGCCCGAAGTGTTGGTCGAGGTGCAGATGCCTTATGGCACGGCGATCACCCAGACCAGCGCCGCTGCACAGAAGGTGGAAGCCTGGCTGGCCCAGCAAGAGGAAGCCAGGATCGTCACCGCCTACGTGGGCCAGGGCGCGCCGCGCTTCTATTTCTCGATGGGGCCGGAACTGCCCGATCCGTCGTTCGCCAAGATCGTGGTGCGCACGGACAACCAGGACGAGCGCGAGGCCTTGAAACACCGGCTGCGCCAGGCGATCGCCGACGGCCTGGCCCCCGAGGCACGTTTGCGCGTCACCCAACTGGTGTTCGGCCCCTATTCGCCCTACCCCGTGGCCTACCGGGTCTCGGGCCCCGATCCCGACAAGTTGCGCCAAATCGCGGCTGATGTGCAACAGGTCATGGACGCCAGCCCACTGATGCGCACGGTCAACACCGACTGGGGCACGCGCGCACCCACCCTGCATTTCACCTTGCAGCAGGACCGGCTGCAGGCCGTGGGGCTGAGCTCCAGCGCCGTGGCGGAACAGTTGCAATTCCTGCTCAGCGGCATTCCGGTCACCGCCGTGCGCGAGGACATCCGCACGGTGCAGGTGGTCGCGCGCTCGGCGGGCAACAACCGGCTCGACCCGGCCAAGATCGGCGACTTCACGCTGGCGGGCGCCAACGGGCAGCGCATCCCGCTGTCGCAGGTGGGCCAGGTCGAGGTGCGCATGGAAGAACCGGTCATGCGCCGGCGCGACCGTGTGCCGACGATCACCGTGCGCGGCGACATCGCCGAAGGCTTGCAGCCGCCGGACGTGTCGGCGGCCATCACCCAGCAGCTCCAACCCATCGTGGACAAGCTGCCGAGCGGCTACCACCTCGCAGAGGCCGGTTCCATCGAAGAATCGGGCAAGGCGACGCTCGCCATGCTGCCGATCTTCCCCATCATGCTGGCCATCACCCTGCTCATCATCATCCTGCAGGTGCGCTCGATCGCCGGGATGGTGATGGTCTTCCTGACCAGCCCGCTGGGCCTGATCGGTGTGGTGCCGACCCTGCTGCTGTTCCAGCAACCTTTCGGTATCAATGCGCTGGTCGGCCTGATCGCCTTGTCGGGCATCCTGATGCGCAACACGCTGATCCTGATCGGACAGATCCGTGAAAACGAAGAAGCCGGGCTGGATCCCTACCGTGCGCTGGTCGAGGCCACCGTGCAGCGCGCGCGTCCGGTGATCCTGACCGCACTGGCAGCGATCCTGGCCTTCATCCCGCTGACCCATTCGGTGTTCTGGGGAACGCTGGCCTACACACTGATCGGCGGCACCTTCGCCGGGACGATCCTGACGCTCGTGTTCCTGCCGGCCATGTATTCCATCTGGTTCAGGATCAGGCCAGCCCCTTCACAAAGCTGA
- a CDS encoding oxidoreductase, translated as MSNSKVVVVTGVSSGIGRAAAMKFAKQGCRVFGTVRNTAKAQAIPGVALIEMDIRDDASIERGIQTIIAQAKRIDVLVNSAGGTLLGAAEETSIAEAQTLFDTNVFGLLRVIKAVLPHMRQQRSGRIVNVSSVLGFLPAPYMALYSASKHAVEGLSETLDHEVRQFGIRVALVEPSFTKTNLDLNAPQTVARISDYSQELGIVSQAIQNNVQKAPQPEGVAATMVAAALGPWKMRHTPKGEASLLAKLRRFMPAGPVEKGLRKTFGLA; from the coding sequence ATGTCGAATTCCAAAGTTGTCGTCGTCACCGGCGTGTCATCGGGCATCGGGCGCGCCGCCGCCATGAAGTTTGCCAAGCAGGGTTGCCGGGTCTTCGGCACCGTGCGCAACACGGCCAAAGCGCAAGCCATACCGGGCGTTGCGCTCATTGAGATGGACATCCGCGACGACGCGTCCATTGAGCGCGGCATCCAGACCATCATCGCGCAAGCCAAACGCATCGACGTGCTGGTCAACAGCGCGGGCGGAACCCTGCTGGGCGCGGCAGAAGAAACATCGATCGCCGAAGCCCAGACGCTGTTCGACACCAACGTCTTCGGCCTTTTGCGCGTGATCAAGGCGGTGCTGCCACACATGCGCCAGCAGCGTTCCGGCCGCATCGTCAACGTCAGCTCGGTGCTGGGTTTTCTGCCCGCGCCGTACATGGCGCTCTATTCGGCGTCCAAGCACGCCGTCGAAGGACTGTCCGAAACCCTGGACCACGAGGTGCGCCAGTTCGGCATCCGCGTGGCATTGGTCGAACCCTCGTTCACCAAAACCAACCTGGACCTCAACGCACCCCAGACCGTCGCCAGGATCTCCGACTACAGCCAGGAGCTCGGCATCGTCTCCCAGGCCATCCAGAACAATGTCCAAAAAGCGCCCCAACCCGAGGGCGTCGCCGCCACGATGGTCGCAGCCGCTTTGGGACCGTGGAAGATGCGCCACACGCCCAAGGGCGAAGCGTCTCTGCTGGCCAAGCTGCGCAGATTCATGCCCGCTGGCCCGGTTGAGAAAGGTCTGCGCAAGACGTTTGGACTCGCCTGA